One window of the Diospyros lotus cultivar Yz01 chromosome 12, ASM1463336v1, whole genome shotgun sequence genome contains the following:
- the LOC127814291 gene encoding protein LIGHT-DEPENDENT SHORT HYPOCOTYLS 3-like, with translation MDSCSEVESFNSENTSINAHNNNIPAAAAAGGSSSSASSTPSRYENQKRRDWNTFGQYLKNHRPPLALSRCSGAHVLEFLRYLDQFGKTKVHTPICPFYGLANPPAPCPCPLRQAWGSLDALVGRLRAAYEENGGKPETNPFGARAVRLYLREVRDLQSKARGISYEKKKRKRPVPPPPQGGSSG, from the coding sequence ATGGATTCATGCTCAGAAGTGGAGAGCTTCAACTCCGAAAACACAAGCATCAACGCCCACAACAACAATATTccagccgccgccgccgcagGTGGCTCTTCCTCTTCAGCGTCCAGTACTCCCAGTCGATACGAGAACCAGAAGCGCCGGGACTGGAACACCTTCGGTCAGTACCTCAAGAACCACAGGCCACCGCTCGCCCTCTCCCGCTGCAGCGGCGCTCACGTCCTCGAATTCCTCCGATACCTTGACCAATTTGGCAAGACGAAGGTCCATACTCCAATCTGCCCCTTCTACGGCCTCGCCAACCCTCCGGCGCCGTGTCCTTGTCCTCTCCGCCAAGCCTGGGGCAGCCTCGACGCCCTTGTCGGCCGCCTCCGTGCCGCTTACGAAGAGAACGGCGGCAAGCCGGAAACAAACCCCTTTGGGGCTCGGGCCGTCCGGCTTTATCTCCGTGAGGTCCGCGATCTGCAGTCCAAGGCTCGGGGAATCAGCTACGAGAAGAAGAAGCGGAAGCGCCCAGTACCGCCTCCACCCCAAGGCGGAAGCAGCGGCTGA